A portion of the Wolbachia endosymbiont of Oedothorax gibbosus genome contains these proteins:
- a CDS encoding IS982 family transposase: MNKNVTELFCFVDDFCKAINKNFAEKLLPNSKKPTRTPEITHSEILTIILLYQQSRCEDFKSFYTYYLKALYGSEFQNLPTYSRFIRLKPRVLWYLALLLQWLCEQSKMTGISYIDATSIAVCHPKRISRNKVFKGLAKLGKTTYGWFFGFKLHMVINEKGEIQGVTLTKGNVDDRKPVPKLTEKLTGLLFGDKGYIKKELFAKLFDRGLKLVTKVKKGMKNTLMLLEEKIFLRKRSIIETVFGYLKDRLELEHSRHRSPINFLVHVFSTLVSYSMKPKKPCISRFYYID, translated from the coding sequence ATGAATAAAAATGTAACAGAATTATTTTGCTTTGTAGACGATTTTTGCAAGGCTATAAACAAAAATTTCGCAGAAAAACTCCTGCCAAACAGTAAAAAACCTACCAGAACGCCAGAGATTACGCATTCTGAAATTCTTACTATAATTTTACTTTATCAACAATCTAGATGTGAGGACTTTAAATCTTTCTATACATATTATTTGAAAGCACTATATGGATCTGAGTTTCAAAATTTGCCAACATATAGTAGATTTATTAGGCTAAAACCGAGGGTTTTATGGTATTTAGCATTACTTTTGCAATGGCTATGTGAGCAGTCGAAAATGACAGGGATTTCGTACATAGATGCAACATCTATCGCTGTTTGCCATCCAAAAAGAATCTCAAGAAACAAAGTTTTCAAAGGATTGGCAAAGCTTGGAAAGACTACATATGGCTGGTTTTTTGGTTTTAAATTGCATATGGTAATTAATGAAAAAGGTGAAATTCAAGGAGTTACACTTACTAAAGGTAACGTTGACGACAGAAAACCAGTACCAAAATTAACTGAAAAACTGACTGGTCTTTTGTTTGGTGATAAGGGCTATATAAAGAAAGAGCTCTTTGCAAAACTCTTCGATAGAGGACTAAAACTCGTTACCAAAGTAAAAAAAGGTATGAAAAACACATTAATGCTACTTGAAGAAAAGATTTTTTTAAGAAAAAGGTCGATTATTGAAACAGTTTTTGGCTACCTAAAAGACAGACTTGAGCTTGAGCATTCAAGGCACAGGTCTCCAATAAATTTCTTGGTGCACGTCTTTTCCACATTAGTTTCATATTCCATGAAGCCTAAAAAGCCCTGTATTTCTAGATTTTACTATATTGATTAA
- the mdh gene encoding malate dehydrogenase: protein MTVQRKKISLIGAGNIGGTLAHMIALRELGNVILLDISDGIPQGKALDIAESSPIDGFNSGLTGTNQYKDIENSDAIIITAGIARKPGMSRDDLLQTNAQVMKEVGENIKKYSPKAFVIVVTNPLDAMVSVVHKFSNLPANMVVGMAGVLDSARFRYFLASELNISVEDVSAFVLGGHGDTMVPLIHCASIAGIPLTQIIDMGLITQKKVDEIVKRTRNGGKEIVDLLKSGSAYYAPASSAICMLESYLKDKRHILPCAAYLNGEYGVKDLFIGVPVIIGKNGIEKILEVKMNDSEQEMFNRSVNAVKELVKSLSL from the coding sequence ATGACAGTACAAAGAAAAAAAATATCTTTGATCGGTGCAGGAAATATCGGTGGAACTCTTGCCCATATGATTGCACTAAGGGAACTCGGCAATGTTATTTTACTTGATATTAGTGATGGAATACCACAAGGTAAAGCACTCGACATAGCAGAATCATCCCCTATTGATGGATTTAATTCTGGTTTAACTGGAACTAATCAATACAAAGATATAGAAAATTCTGATGCAATCATCATAACAGCAGGTATTGCTAGAAAACCAGGAATGAGCAGAGATGACCTCCTGCAAACCAATGCTCAAGTAATGAAAGAGGTTGGTGAAAATATTAAAAAATATTCTCCAAAAGCGTTTGTAATAGTGGTTACCAACCCTTTGGATGCCATGGTTTCAGTGGTGCATAAATTTTCAAACCTTCCAGCTAATATGGTTGTTGGAATGGCAGGAGTGCTTGATTCTGCCCGTTTTCGTTATTTTCTTGCAAGTGAATTAAATATCTCAGTTGAAGATGTGTCTGCTTTTGTGCTCGGTGGACATGGTGACACTATGGTACCACTCATTCACTGTGCTTCCATTGCTGGAATTCCACTTACTCAAATTATTGATATGGGTCTCATCACGCAGAAAAAAGTTGATGAAATAGTGAAGCGCACTCGCAATGGCGGTAAAGAAATAGTTGATCTGCTTAAGTCTGGATCTGCATACTACGCTCCTGCGTCTTCAGCTATATGCATGTTAGAGTCATATTTAAAAGATAAAAGGCATATATTACCATGTGCTGCTTACCTTAATGGTGAATATGGTGTAAAAGATTTGTTTATTGGTGTTCCTGTAATTATTGGAAAAAACGGAATTGAAAAGATCCTAGAAGTTAAAATGAATGATAGTGAACAAGAAATGTTTAATAGATCTGTAAATGCAGTAAAAGAGCTAGTGAAGTCTTTAAGCTTATAA
- a CDS encoding NADH-quinone oxidoreductase subunit C, which produces MDKTGKYIQKKLKCKCIQKDDGTVVIYSALGDIEKHLLFLRDDEKFRFESLIDIFGIDYPDREKRFELVYNLLSIVHNIRVHIKLQLCESDMPPSVAKIFSTALWFEREVFDMYGIEFSDHPDLRRILTDYGFKGHPMLKDFPLTGYEEVRYDIEAKKVVYNPIDLPQDFRMFDSLSPWEGETIKVNTKE; this is translated from the coding sequence ATGGATAAAACTGGAAAATATATACAAAAAAAGCTTAAATGCAAGTGTATTCAGAAAGACGACGGTACTGTTGTAATATATTCAGCTTTAGGAGATATTGAAAAGCACTTACTCTTTCTACGTGATGATGAAAAATTCAGGTTTGAATCATTAATTGATATTTTTGGAATTGACTATCCAGATCGAGAAAAGCGCTTTGAGTTAGTGTACAATTTACTCAGCATTGTGCATAATATTAGAGTACACATAAAGCTTCAGTTATGTGAAAGCGACATGCCTCCAAGCGTAGCGAAGATATTTAGTACGGCTTTGTGGTTTGAGCGTGAAGTGTTTGATATGTATGGAATAGAGTTTTCTGATCACCCCGATTTGCGTAGGATTCTAACAGACTATGGATTCAAAGGTCATCCAATGTTAAAAGATTTCCCTCTCACTGGTTATGAGGAAGTAAGATATGATATAGAGGCAAAAAAGGTTGTATATAATCCTATAGATTTACCACAAGATTTTCGTATGTTTGATAGCCTATCGCCTTGGGAAGGCGAAACCATAAAAGTAAATACAAAGGAGTAG
- a CDS encoding NuoB/complex I 20 kDa subunit family protein: MTNQILSNDDWGRYKKEGFLVTKFGDLTDYVMNWARSGSLWPMTFGLACCAVEMMHTASSRYDLDRYGMIFRASPRQSDVMIVAGTLTNKMAAALRKVYDQMADPKYVVSMGSCANGGGYYHYSYSVVRGCDRIVPVDVYVPGCPPTAEALLYGMLCLQNKIKRAQNIKHG, from the coding sequence ATGACAAATCAAATTCTATCTAATGATGACTGGGGTCGTTATAAAAAAGAAGGGTTTCTTGTCACTAAATTTGGTGATTTAACAGATTATGTAATGAATTGGGCAAGGTCTGGTTCATTGTGGCCAATGACATTTGGTCTTGCATGTTGCGCAGTTGAGATGATGCACACTGCTTCCAGTCGTTATGATCTTGATAGATATGGCATGATATTTCGTGCAAGCCCACGTCAATCAGATGTGATGATCGTTGCTGGCACACTAACTAATAAAATGGCAGCAGCATTGCGCAAGGTTTATGATCAAATGGCAGACCCAAAGTATGTTGTTTCTATGGGAAGTTGTGCAAATGGTGGTGGTTATTACCATTACTCTTATTCAGTAGTCCGAGGCTGTGATAGAATTGTGCCAGTTGACGTGTATGTCCCAGGATGCCCACCAACTGCTGAGGCGTTGCTATATGGAATGTTATGCCTACAAAATAAAATAAAACGAGCTCAAAATATAAAGCATGGATAA
- the ndhC gene encoding NADH-quinone oxidoreductase subunit A: protein MSEYLTIVIFICVSIVVSFVLGILPMFLAVSKSDSEKLSTYECGFNPLSSARKNFDIKFYLVSILFIIFDLEIAFLFPWAVSLSKISYGGFWSMMVFLAILTIGFIYEWCKGALEWE from the coding sequence ATGAGCGAATATTTAACCATAGTAATCTTTATCTGCGTATCAATTGTAGTATCTTTTGTTTTAGGTATATTGCCTATGTTTCTTGCAGTGAGTAAGTCAGATAGTGAAAAACTTTCCACATATGAGTGTGGCTTCAATCCACTATCCAGTGCAAGAAAAAATTTTGACATTAAATTTTACCTAGTTTCAATATTATTTATAATATTTGACTTAGAAATTGCTTTTCTTTTTCCTTGGGCTGTTTCTTTATCTAAGATAAGCTATGGTGGATTTTGGTCTATGATGGTATTTCTTGCAATACTCACTATAGGTTTTATCTATGAATGGTGTAAAGGTGCATTAGAGTGGGAGTAG
- a CDS encoding HIT domain-containing protein → MSNEVYDSNNIFAQILRDELPCEKVYENENVLAFRDKYPDAPVHILAIPKNQYISYDDFILKASEEEIANFFKTVREIAHKYNLEKTGYRLVTNYGENGEQVVPHFHVHILGGKKLGKHVNS, encoded by the coding sequence ATGAGCAATGAAGTTTATGATAGCAATAACATCTTTGCTCAAATATTAAGAGATGAGTTACCTTGTGAGAAGGTATATGAAAATGAAAATGTACTAGCTTTTCGCGATAAGTACCCTGATGCACCAGTTCACATTTTAGCTATACCCAAAAATCAATATATTTCATATGATGATTTTATTCTAAAAGCTTCTGAAGAGGAGATAGCAAATTTCTTCAAAACTGTAAGAGAGATAGCACATAAATATAATCTAGAAAAAACAGGGTATAGGTTAGTCACTAACTACGGTGAAAATGGAGAGCAGGTTGTACCACATTTTCATGTGCATATTTTAGGTGGTAAAAAGTTAGGAAAGCATGTAAATTCATAG
- a CDS encoding UDP-N-acetylmuramoyl-tripeptide--D-alanyl-D-alanine ligase — translation MFKWNTNNIIDATGGTDVNGYNWIHSSNISTDTRSIKKGDLFIALKGKNFDGHNFLHEAFLKGAVAAIVSEDKYKNFPLIIVQDTLKALHGMASYYIRNILVDAKVIAITGSVGKTTTKDMLHTVLSQYGVSHANEGNLNNNIGLPLTILKAPKNCQYLILEMGMNKAGEIKELSKISNPNIAVITNIEPAHTENFSSLFDIAQAKLEILLGMKNDGTLVLSRDNKYYDYLSSRANRNVISLGKDKNAEVCLLDIISNDDGLNLKIRLSDNQIINCDLRVQGEHFAYSLLAVAAVVQSLGLDVPLALENFSVTKGRGNVNKVKYNGKHIHLIDDSYNASPTSMKAAIKTLSAYSNQRKVALFGDMLELGDESIKFHTDLVKVITENNVDKVYTVGKFTLELHELLPDNMRGAHFNDSNQLKSNLADIIQDNDVVLVKGSRGMKMDLIVREFIIEY, via the coding sequence ATGTTTAAATGGAACACAAATAATATCATTGACGCAACTGGCGGAACAGATGTAAATGGTTATAATTGGATACATAGCTCAAATATTTCAACGGACACAAGAAGCATAAAAAAAGGTGATTTATTTATTGCCCTCAAGGGAAAGAATTTTGATGGCCATAATTTTTTGCATGAAGCGTTTTTAAAAGGGGCTGTCGCTGCAATAGTGAGTGAGGATAAATATAAAAATTTCCCTCTCATTATTGTACAAGATACCCTAAAAGCTTTGCACGGTATGGCATCATACTATATTAGAAATATTCTTGTTGATGCTAAAGTTATTGCAATTACAGGCAGTGTCGGGAAAACCACTACAAAGGATATGCTGCACACTGTTTTATCGCAATATGGAGTGTCCCATGCAAACGAAGGTAACTTAAATAATAATATAGGATTGCCTTTGACAATTCTAAAAGCTCCAAAAAACTGCCAGTACTTAATCCTTGAAATGGGAATGAATAAAGCTGGTGAAATAAAAGAATTATCAAAGATTAGTAATCCAAATATTGCAGTTATTACCAACATCGAACCTGCACATACTGAAAATTTTTCATCACTATTTGACATTGCACAAGCAAAATTAGAAATTCTGCTTGGTATGAAAAATGACGGTACTTTAGTTTTAAGCAGAGATAATAAGTATTATGATTATCTCTCATCACGCGCCAATAGAAATGTAATAAGCCTCGGTAAAGATAAAAATGCTGAAGTTTGCTTATTAGACATAATAAGCAACGATGACGGGTTAAATTTAAAAATCAGGCTGAGTGATAATCAAATTATAAACTGTGATTTACGTGTACAGGGTGAGCACTTTGCTTACTCGCTACTTGCTGTTGCAGCAGTTGTGCAAAGTCTAGGGCTTGATGTACCACTTGCACTTGAGAATTTTAGTGTAACGAAAGGTAGAGGTAATGTTAATAAAGTCAAATACAATGGAAAACACATACATTTAATTGATGACTCCTATAACGCCAGCCCTACTTCGATGAAAGCTGCAATAAAAACTTTGAGTGCATATTCTAATCAGAGAAAAGTAGCTTTGTTTGGTGATATGTTGGAACTTGGTGATGAAAGCATAAAATTTCATACAGATCTGGTTAAGGTTATCACAGAAAATAATGTAGATAAAGTTTATACAGTTGGTAAATTTACGTTAGAATTGCATGAGCTTTTGCCAGATAATATGAGAGGCGCACATTTTAATGATTCTAATCAATTGAAAAGTAATTTAGCTGACATTATTCAAGATAATGATGTAGTTCTAGTTAAAGGCTCACGAGGAATGAAAATGGATCTTATTGTACGGGAATTCATAATAGAATATTAA
- a CDS encoding complex I NDUFA9 subunit family protein — translation MTKRVIIFGGTGFIGKHIVRRLAAEGYLIKIFIRNQEKAACLKLCGNLGQISIFKGDFFDEKSVLEGMEECDVAINLVGILYEAKKHDFYAVHVKIAERIAKAAKMKNVLMMIHFSAMGVENSKLSKYAQSKLEGEKAVTSAFQEAIIIRPSLVFGKEDNFFNKFARLATILPFLPLIGSGITKFQPICVTDLAEVVYRIVSSNKQDKKIYNIGGPKVYSFKSLLKFILNVTNRKCLLINVSFPMAKLIAFFLENKIISMLLKPITGDTNPVLTRDQVKIMMNSSIEKSDDLEMMKIRPLAIENVVPEYLKIYRKY, via the coding sequence GTGACAAAACGTGTAATTATTTTTGGTGGAACGGGATTTATAGGGAAACACATCGTAAGACGCTTGGCAGCAGAAGGATATTTGATAAAGATATTCATTCGTAATCAGGAAAAAGCTGCTTGTTTAAAATTGTGTGGCAATTTAGGACAAATATCAATATTTAAAGGCGATTTTTTTGATGAAAAATCAGTTCTGGAGGGTATGGAAGAATGTGATGTAGCTATAAACTTAGTGGGAATATTATATGAAGCAAAAAAGCACGATTTTTACGCTGTTCACGTTAAAATAGCTGAAAGGATAGCAAAAGCTGCAAAAATGAAAAATGTACTTATGATGATACATTTTTCTGCTATGGGAGTAGAAAATAGTAAACTGTCAAAATATGCTCAAAGTAAATTAGAAGGTGAAAAAGCTGTAACTTCAGCATTTCAAGAAGCAATAATAATTAGGCCAAGTCTTGTATTTGGCAAAGAAGATAACTTCTTTAATAAGTTTGCAAGATTAGCAACTATTCTTCCTTTTTTGCCGTTGATCGGCAGTGGAATAACTAAATTTCAGCCAATATGTGTAACAGACTTAGCTGAAGTAGTGTATCGCATTGTCAGTTCTAATAAGCAAGACAAGAAAATTTATAACATAGGTGGGCCAAAAGTTTACTCTTTCAAAAGCTTATTAAAGTTTATTCTGAATGTTACTAACAGAAAGTGTTTATTGATCAATGTATCTTTTCCAATGGCAAAGTTGATAGCTTTCTTCTTAGAAAATAAAATTATTTCCATGCTGTTAAAACCAATAACCGGAGATACGAACCCTGTGCTTACTCGAGATCAGGTGAAAATTATGATGAATAGTTCAATCGAAAAGTCAGATGATCTTGAAATGATGAAAATTCGACCATTAGCAATTGAAAATGTGGTACCAGAGTACTTAAAGATTTATAGAAAGTATTGA
- the plsY gene encoding glycerol-3-phosphate 1-O-acyltransferase PlsY, with product MERYAILILSYILGSIPFSLIITRIKGINLREIGSGNIGATNVARTGNKFLAALALLLDSLKGFIAVYIAQQFCDNNDFYIYASAILAVLGHMFPIWLKFSGGKGVATTLGILIAFNIDITLVFVIIWIIVFLAFRYSSLASLSATSTAVAWSFFFQRNLFLTLLVIGALVFLKHHRNIVNLLQGKEYKFYR from the coding sequence ATGGAGAGGTACGCAATCCTTATACTATCCTACATACTCGGTTCAATACCGTTTAGCTTAATCATTACAAGAATAAAAGGGATAAACTTAAGAGAAATAGGTTCAGGAAACATTGGTGCTACAAACGTTGCAAGGACGGGAAATAAATTTCTTGCTGCTTTGGCATTACTTCTGGATTCCTTGAAAGGATTCATTGCAGTTTATATAGCACAACAATTTTGTGATAATAACGATTTTTATATATATGCATCTGCAATTTTAGCAGTTTTAGGACATATGTTTCCTATTTGGCTAAAATTCAGTGGAGGAAAGGGCGTTGCAACCACTCTAGGGATACTGATAGCATTTAACATTGATATTACTTTAGTATTCGTAATAATTTGGATAATAGTCTTTCTTGCTTTTAGATACTCTTCCCTTGCTTCACTCAGTGCTACTTCAACGGCTGTAGCATGGTCCTTTTTTTTTCAGAGGAATTTGTTCTTAACATTACTAGTTATAGGAGCACTAGTTTTCCTAAAACACCACAGAAATATTGTGAATCTTCTGCAAGGTAAAGAGTATAAATTTTATAGATAA
- a CDS encoding cation diffusion facilitator family transporter, producing MTAVHNGKHSAAQSKRLIYSIIIVAITMFMEIVGGIISHSLALLSDAGHMLTDLFALVLSWLAHKFSAKKSDLQRSYGYHRLQIIAAFVNGLTLFFIAVIIIIESIKRFIFPVNVEWKVMLVIATLGLISNIIVFFILHSKCESNINIKSAVLHVIGDILGSVAAILASIIIMFTGWQIVDPILSVFVSVIILNSGYKILKNSCHILLEGTPEGISTEEIKSKITSELPEVIDVHHIHAWSLSDNYFIITMHAKVKQDAQHTDTLYRIKKILLDKFEIAHSTVEIEYDECADNKILKH from the coding sequence ATGACAGCAGTGCATAACGGTAAACACTCAGCAGCGCAGTCCAAGCGCTTAATCTATTCCATAATAATAGTTGCGATAACAATGTTTATGGAAATAGTAGGTGGAATAATTTCACATTCGCTTGCTCTATTATCAGATGCAGGGCATATGCTCACTGACCTCTTTGCCTTGGTTTTAAGCTGGTTAGCACACAAATTTTCAGCTAAGAAATCTGATCTGCAAAGATCATACGGATATCATCGGTTGCAGATAATTGCAGCATTTGTTAATGGTTTAACTTTATTCTTCATTGCAGTAATTATTATAATTGAATCAATAAAGAGGTTTATTTTTCCAGTCAATGTTGAGTGGAAAGTAATGTTAGTAATTGCTACACTTGGCCTAATCTCTAATATTATAGTCTTTTTTATATTACATAGTAAATGCGAAAGCAATATAAACATAAAAAGTGCTGTATTGCATGTTATAGGAGATATTTTAGGTTCTGTAGCTGCTATACTTGCATCCATAATTATCATGTTTACTGGGTGGCAAATAGTAGATCCTATCTTATCAGTGTTTGTTAGTGTAATAATCCTAAACAGTGGCTACAAAATTCTAAAGAATTCTTGCCACATACTTCTTGAAGGTACACCTGAAGGGATATCTACTGAGGAAATAAAAAGTAAGATCACATCAGAATTACCTGAAGTGATAGATGTGCACCACATACATGCATGGTCACTGTCTGATAATTATTTTATAATTACCATGCATGCCAAAGTAAAGCAAGATGCACAACACACTGATACTTTGTACAGAATAAAAAAAATATTGCTAGATAAGTTCGAGATAGCACACTCTACAGTCGAGATTGAATACGATGAGTGTGCGGATAATAAGATACTTAAACATTGA